One segment of Cydia fagiglandana chromosome 12, ilCydFagi1.1, whole genome shotgun sequence DNA contains the following:
- the LOC134669364 gene encoding conserved oligomeric Golgi complex subunit 5 codes for MDAKDVCVEIENDEFYSKFLVDTVKPLVGENISVSDQVARLTQGIEKLGKSLEKQVLAKHNDLLTQASHISDLETTLASVQSQVQGLLRSAEKLKDRVHTPHRALEEQTLMLERVQTTCNLLRHTAKILFLWNKLASIKDNPPKEAIILFELNELIGDYDFEGIVILEEVLKEVEHRKKELLNNSTALLQSSLLNGEKEKLLQCFKVFHNLQCTNEQIRNTVDSILSDLKKEIRAGLNVQMVSIEVKKSSSGWVAPGKANIMNAQDFKIKLWDNIEKLFKVDIYNSCTKVIMLQNVVNELHAIGNFRNIAKTFWSDLCIVFSSELEKSPLNVNQSVEIDFPRLLKCFNDLLSKLKCKDLEINRSSLVKWENSFLSKSLGKLLEPVRSMWHLNPVPNMDQLDGAVRTIAEALSISLGDKQLSISLANSVAKCIKQMNVEAEQRINLDSDVAQIVEPPTSAQQKNAELCNALYYFSSQIKRVLVNMNSMLPQESAQIVQNSLKDITSMPVLQLFTESIKNSLFIILMTMHDEPDLTRSDDPTGKSLSCSPYMKELQQFVSRCKDIYLSMFHEKAALNACCVTIARMTVERFIQHVCNVKSLSKFGRLKLQIDCKHLETALSPLVDMSELDNYRQLKALSLLLEKTPQDIAKSQTEGASLPHSLVMMYLFSFAGPQLLAPHACAGWNIQKLMQWLDSHRKEKERLDFVAGALQRYQNHVRQNQIATYDEVYPILLQLLEDGRESVKKQEK; via the coding sequence atggaTGCTAAAGACGTGTGTGTGGAAATAGAAAACGATGAGTTCTACAGTAAGTTCCTTGTCGACACTGTAAAGCCGCTGGTTGGCGAAAACATATCGGTCTCCGATCAAGTCGCAAGGCTAACACAGGGCATAGAAAAACTCGGTAAAAGCTTAGAAAAGCAAGTTCTAGCTAAACACAACGATTTGCTAACGCAGGCGAGCCATATATCCGATCTAGAGACGACGTTGGCATCGGTGCAGTCGCAAGTGCAGGGGTTGTTACGCAGCGCCGAAAAACTGAAAGATAGGGTCCATACACCGCACCGAGCGCTTGAAGAGCAAACGCTCATGCTTGAGCGGGTCCAAACAACGTGTAATTTACTCAGACATACAGCAAAAATCCTGTTTTTATGGAACAAACTGGCCAGTATTAAAGATAACCCGCCCAAAGAGGCTATAATCTTGTTTGAACTGAACGAGCTAATCGGCGACTATGATTTTGAAGGCATTGTGATCCTCGAGGAAGTACTAAAAGAAGTGGAGCACAGAAAAAAGGAGTTGCTAAACAATTCTACTGCTCTTTTACAGTCAAGTTTGCTAAATGGAGAGAAGGAGAAATTGTTGCAATGCTTCAAAGTATTCCATAATTTACAATGTACAAACGAGCAGATCAGAAATACTGTTGATAGTATCCTTAGTGACCTTAAGAAGGAGATTAGAGCTGGCCTAAATGTGCAAATGGTTTCTATTGAAGTGAAAAAGTCCAGTTCAGGCTGGGTTGCTCCGGGGAAAGCAAATATAATGAATGCACAAGACTTCAAAATTAAACTTTGGGACAATATCGAAAAGCTGTTCAAAGTAGACATCTATAACAGCTGCACAAAAGTAATTATGCTGCAGAATGTTGTTAATGAACTACATGCAATTGGTAACTTTAGGAACATTGCCAAGACATTTTGGTCTGATTTGTGTATTGTGTTCAGTAGTGAGCTGGAAAAGAGTCCTCTCAATGTCAACCAGTCTGTAGAGATTGACTTCCCAAGGCTATTGAAGTGTTTTAATGATTTGCTATCTAAGCTTAAATGCAAAGACTTGGAGATTAACAGGTCTTCATTGGTAAAATGGGAGAACTCATTCTTGTCCAAGTCTCTTGGGAAGCTATTGGAGCCGGTAAGAAGCATGTGGCACCTGAACCCAGTGCCGAACATGGATCAGCTTGATGGTGCAGTCAGAACCATTGCCGAAGCTCTCAGCATTTCTCTTGGAGATAAACAACTAAGTATAAGCCTAGCGAACAGTGTGGCAAAATGCATTAAACAAATGAATGTCGAGGCAGAACAGCGAATAAATCTTGACAGTGATGTAGCACAGATTGTTGAACCACCAACTAGCGCTCAGCAGAAAAACGCAGAACTCTGCAACGCTTTATATTACTTCTCATCACAGATAAAACGGGTATTAGTCAACATGAACTCAATGCTGCCTCAAGAGAGTGCCCAAATCGTCCAAAACAGTCTTAAAGACATCACTAGCATGCCAGTTCTACAATTATTTACAGAATCAATTAAGAACTCCCTTTTCATAATCCTAATGACAATGCACGACGAGCCAGACCTGACGCGCTCCGATGACCCTACTGGGAAATCTTTATCATGCTCACCATATATGAAAGAGTTGCAACAATTTGTATCTAGATGCAAAGACATTTACCTGTCAATGTTCCATGAGAAAGCAGCACTGAACGCCTGCTGCGTGACCATCGCAAGGATGACAGTGGAACGATTTATCCAGCATGTCTGCAATGTAAAGTCTCTAAGCAAGTTCGGAAGATTGAAGCTGCAAATAGATTGCAAGCATTTAGAGACTGCATTATCACCTTTAGTGGATATGTCAGAGTTAGATAACTACAGACAGCTGAAAGCGCTAAGCCTGCTGCTTGAGAAAACTCCTCAAGATATAGCGAAGAGTCAGACTGAAGGAGCATCACTACCACATTCCTTAGTTATGATGTATCTCTTTTCATTCGCTGGTCCGCAGTTATTAGCTCCGCATGCTTGTGCGGGCTGGAACATACAGAAACTCATGCAATGGCTGGATTCTCACCGGAAAGAGAAAGAGAGGTTAGACTTTGTTGCTGGCGCGCTGCAGCGGTACCAGAACCATGTGCGACAGAACCAGATCGCGACTTATGATGAGGTTTATCCGATCCTGCTGCAGTTGCTGGAAGATGGGAGGGAGTCTGTTAAGAAACAAGAGAAATGA
- the LOC134669363 gene encoding GTPase HRas → MTEYKLVVVGAGGVGKSALTIQLIQNHFVDEYDPTIEDSYRKQVVIDGETCLLDILDTAGQEEYSAMRDQYMRTGEGFLLVFAVNSAKSFEDIGSYREQIKRVKDAEEVPMVLVGNKCDLQAWAVDMTQAREVARSYGVPFVETSAKTRMGVDDAFYTLVREIRKDKEARGKKSRGKIGGRRTIKCALI, encoded by the exons ATGACCGAGTACAAATTGGTGGTGGTCGGCGCTGGTGGCGTCGGCAAATCCGCATTGACTATACAGCTTATACAGAATCATTTCGTGGACGAGTACGATCCTACGATAGAGGATTCGTATAGAAAACAGGTGGTGATAGATGGTGAAACGTGTTTGTTGGATATCTTGGATACGGCAGGGCAGGAGGAGTACTCAGCGATGCGGGATCAGTACATGCGTACAGGAGAGGGGTTCCTGCTAGTGTTTGCAGTTAATAGTGCGAAAAGTTTCGAGGATATAGGCTCTTATCGTGAGCAGATAAAGAGAGTCAAGGACGCTGAGGAGGTGCCCATGGTTCTGGTGGGGAACAAGTGTGACCTGCAGGCTTGGGCGGTGGACATGACGCAAGCTAGGGAG GTCGCGCGGAGTTACGGCGTCCCCTTCGTCGAGACGTCAGCCAAGACCCGCATGGGCGTGGACGACGCTTTCTACACGCTCGTCCGAGAGATCCGCAAGGACAAGGAGGCGCGGGGAAAGAAGAGCCGGGGCAAGATCGGCGGCAGGCGCACCATCAAGTGCGCGCTCATATAA
- the LOC134669201 gene encoding uncharacterized protein LOC134669201: MSAVEEQDETPDVLEETGALEADVGARFDYQLSNIDPRLQIDMDPLAHRDFRPEMMFIRDELRQAKFQALAVRRMALKKLLLQDFIREDCELRNLGLAYAPADA, translated from the exons ATGTCAGCAGTAGAAGAACAGGACGAAACCCCTGATGTGTTGGAGGAGACGGGAGCTCTGGAGGCCGACGTCGGGGCTCGATT CGACTACCAACTTAGTAACATCGACCCACGGCTACAGATCGACATGGACCCGCTGGCACACAGAGACTTCCGCCCCGAAATGATGTTCATACGAGATGAGCTGCGCCAGGCCAAGTTTCAGGCCCTTGCC GTCCGCCGCATGGCTCTGAAGAAGTTGCTGCTGCAAGACTTCATCCGCGAGGACTGCGAGCTGCGGAACCTCGGGCTGGCGTACGCGCCGGCCGATGCCTAG